The following coding sequences are from one bacterium window:
- a CDS encoding DnaA/Hda family protein has product MQESVVDIMLELGLLSQEQLNNAINHQWENGGELEENLIKSGYFNENILFTILTRKFEYYPFDLSSFTPEQELLKIIPSWIVKHFLVIPIVSSGTSLAVTMMNPLDREAMDNLKKATYLDILPFVAPKSEIEQFIFKYYGVDMPEKEMEEVVEESSVDFTPLRKYNFDNFITGKCNDFAYSMSLSVARSYSEECNPLFIFSDCGMGKTHLLVAIWNYIIERQSQRKALYYSSDRFATELKQAVETRQLENFRTRFSKIDVLLIDDIGLIAGDEVTQQHFFNIFNDLFLSSKQIVVTSDRPPKELPTLSARLKSRFEGGLIARIDPPDLETRISILKFKARAAKISDSIVTAIAEKVMSNVRELEGIFKEIVAYSKYKNETPSDKIVEEILLRRAMLKPYIQ; this is encoded by the coding sequence ATGCAAGAGTCGGTTGTAGATATAATGCTTGAACTTGGGCTTTTAAGTCAGGAACAATTAAACAATGCAATTAATCATCAATGGGAAAATGGCGGGGAATTAGAAGAAAACCTTATAAAGTCAGGTTATTTTAATGAAAATATTTTGTTTACAATTCTTACGCGTAAATTTGAATATTACCCATTTGATTTATCTAGCTTTACCCCTGAACAAGAATTGTTGAAAATTATACCGTCCTGGATTGTAAAACATTTTTTAGTCATTCCTATTGTAAGTTCCGGCACAAGTTTAGCTGTAACAATGATGAATCCTCTTGACAGAGAAGCAATGGACAATCTAAAGAAAGCTACTTATCTCGACATTTTACCTTTTGTTGCACCTAAAAGTGAAATAGAACAATTTATCTTTAAATATTATGGCGTTGATATGCCTGAAAAAGAAATGGAAGAAGTAGTAGAAGAAAGTTCCGTTGATTTTACCCCGCTCAGAAAATATAATTTCGATAATTTTATAACAGGAAAATGTAACGATTTTGCATATTCTATGTCCCTTTCTGTAGCCCGTAGTTACTCCGAAGAATGCAATCCCTTATTTATATTTTCAGATTGCGGAATGGGAAAAACTCATTTGCTGGTAGCTATCTGGAATTATATAATTGAAAGACAAAGCCAGAGAAAAGCGCTTTATTACTCATCGGACAGATTTGCCACAGAACTTAAACAAGCAGTGGAAACAAGACAATTAGAAAATTTCAGAACAAGATTTAGCAAAATAGACGTTCTGCTTATCGATGATATAGGGCTTATTGCGGGAGATGAAGTCACGCAACAGCATTTTTTTAATATCTTTAACGATTTATTTTTAAGTTCCAAACAAATCGTTGTAACTTCTGACCGTCCACCAAAAGAATTACCAACTCTTTCCGCAAGACTCAAGTCAAGATTTGAAGGTGGTCTTATTGCAAGAATAGACCCCCCGGATCTTGAAACACGAATAAGTATCTTAAAATTCAAAGCAAGGGCTGCGAAAATCTCCGATTCTATCGTTACGGCAATAGCAGAAAAAGTAATGAGTAATGTGCGGGAACTCGAGGGTATTTTTAAAGAAATAGTAGCCTACTCAAAATATAAGAATGAAACGCCTTCAGATAAAATAGTAGAAGAAATATTGCTCAGGAGGGCAATGCTTAAACCTTATATACAATGA
- the mnmE gene encoding tRNA uridine-5-carboxymethylaminomethyl(34) synthesis GTPase MnmE encodes MDTIAAISTPSGEGGIGIIRVSGTKALKIADKIFKGKIKPSLVKTHTIHYGKIVDVSGKKIDECLLMIMLKPNTYTTEDTIEINVHSGVVSLRKILETALKNGARLAEPGEFTKRAFMAGKIDLIQAEAVLDIIQAKSEKALTMAINQLEGKLSNHIKKLKDTLLKIITNLETDIEFSEEEIKIQNIAPMLKEVHQSINNLLISSRQGKFLKEGITFTIIGKANVGKSSIFNSLLGKEQAIVTKYPGTTRDTIEAWLDVKGLPLKLIDTAGLMTTNNPMDIAGQQRTQKAISESDGVLFVFDVTKGVTKEDINLLKHIKNKKVIGIFNKCDLPHQKIVAKNFDFPVLSVSALNGTNIDLILKSISKLVILDNIPPLVSKMRHIETLEKANLSIKKAISGMRKLTPECLAYEIKEASTCLSELTGEITNEIILNQIFSEFCIGK; translated from the coding sequence ATGGATACAATTGCTGCAATATCTACTCCCTCAGGAGAAGGTGGAATTGGAATTATAAGAGTTTCCGGGACAAAAGCATTAAAAATTGCAGATAAAATCTTTAAAGGCAAGATTAAACCAAGTCTTGTTAAAACACATACTATTCATTATGGCAAAATAGTAGATGTTTCCGGCAAAAAAATAGATGAATGCTTACTGATGATAATGCTTAAACCAAACACATACACAACAGAAGATACGATTGAAATAAATGTCCACAGTGGAGTTGTTTCCTTAAGAAAAATACTCGAGACTGCACTCAAAAATGGCGCCAGATTAGCAGAACCCGGAGAATTCACAAAACGTGCTTTTATGGCAGGTAAAATAGACCTTATTCAGGCAGAAGCAGTCTTAGATATAATACAAGCAAAATCAGAAAAGGCATTAACAATGGCTATAAACCAACTTGAAGGGAAACTTTCCAACCATATTAAAAAATTAAAAGATACACTATTGAAAATAATAACTAACCTTGAAACAGATATAGAGTTCTCAGAAGAAGAAATAAAAATTCAAAATATTGCTCCTATGTTAAAAGAAGTCCATCAATCAATTAATAACCTTTTAATTTCAAGCAGACAAGGAAAATTCTTAAAAGAAGGCATAACTTTTACAATCATAGGAAAAGCAAATGTCGGAAAATCAAGCATATTTAACTCCTTATTAGGAAAAGAACAGGCAATCGTTACAAAATACCCCGGAACAACTAGAGATACAATAGAAGCATGGTTAGATGTTAAAGGATTACCCTTAAAACTTATTGATACCGCAGGTTTGATGACAACTAACAATCCTATGGATATAGCAGGTCAGCAAAGAACCCAAAAAGCAATAAGCGAATCTGATGGAGTTTTATTTGTTTTTGATGTAACAAAAGGAGTGACAAAAGAAGATATTAACCTTTTGAAACATATTAAAAACAAAAAAGTAATCGGTATCTTTAATAAATGCGATTTACCTCATCAAAAAATTGTAGCAAAAAATTTCGATTTTCCTGTTTTATCGGTTTCTGCTTTAAACGGGACCAATATAGATTTAATCTTAAAATCTATATCTAAATTAGTAATTTTAGACAATATTCCACCACTGGTATCAAAAATGAGACACATTGAAACACTGGAAAAAGCAAATTTATCTATTAAAAAAGCTATATCGGGAATGAGAAAATTAACTCCAGAATGTTTAGCTTATGAGATAAAAGAAGCATCAACCTGTTTATCTGAACTTACAGGTGAAATAACTAATGAAATTATTTTGAATCAAATTTTTTCAGAATTTTGTATCGGTAAATAA
- the pilM gene encoding type IV pilus assembly protein PilM yields the protein MKNNKIFQYLKKSLTGEPYAIGLDIGTRYIKVAQIKKKSGKYILEKYGVIKLLPEIIVDREIMDREVLVESFKNLIKETGLDKKNISIIVSGKNVIIKKVSIKSPKPRELNDTIQKLAIENIPFNLKEVVMDSKRLQDKQGQFELLLTAVKNESVYPWIDVLKESGLNPVNIDIAPIVLHAIYKANDYVKKEGTYLIINVGFEHTLITIVKDNFYLMDDEIPLGVRSFVEELQRVCGIRAEEASRVIRGEKIENVNEELASNTINSTAKRLLNRIERVLPEISEWNGIIIGGGGTTIKEIKEVFTEHFKIECAIGNPLKTIECAITPPEVPTAFDIAIGLAISRLEKVNINLLPLEERAVEKNKLRDFLRTGFLIYIPLIAVLILGLIGLGLSRKEARIKKEIATKETELKELAPKVAEVQALIQKEKAIADKINIIKKLSNPKYARIKFFDEINRLLPEYTWLTAIAEDNVDSLGYIGFLVHGVTTSNFAVSNFMQKLESSQYFTDVKLSYTQRNEIAGTETTEFEIKVKFVEDKTKYPPKEDSTKGKNEKKKTDIKEDK from the coding sequence ATGAAAAATAATAAGATATTCCAATACCTAAAAAAATCTCTAACGGGAGAGCCTTACGCAATTGGTCTTGATATAGGGACCCGTTATATAAAAGTTGCTCAAATAAAGAAAAAATCGGGCAAATATATTCTTGAGAAATATGGAGTCATAAAATTACTTCCTGAAATAATCGTTGACCGCGAAATTATGGATAGAGAAGTACTAGTAGAAAGCTTCAAAAACCTAATAAAAGAAACCGGTCTGGATAAGAAAAATATCTCCATAATTGTATCTGGTAAAAACGTAATTATTAAAAAGGTAAGTATTAAATCTCCCAAACCTCGCGAACTCAATGACACTATTCAAAAATTGGCAATAGAAAATATTCCTTTTAACTTAAAAGAAGTCGTTATGGACTCCAAAAGGTTACAGGATAAACAAGGACAGTTCGAATTATTATTAACTGCCGTAAAAAATGAAAGCGTCTACCCATGGATAGATGTATTAAAAGAATCAGGACTTAACCCGGTAAATATTGATATCGCACCTATAGTTTTACACGCTATTTATAAGGCAAATGACTATGTGAAAAAGGAAGGTACTTATTTAATTATAAATGTAGGTTTTGAACATACATTAATCACAATCGTTAAAGATAATTTTTATCTTATGGATGATGAAATTCCCCTTGGAGTTCGATCTTTTGTCGAAGAGCTTCAAAGAGTATGTGGAATTAGAGCCGAAGAAGCCAGTAGAGTTATAAGGGGCGAAAAAATAGAAAATGTAAATGAAGAGCTTGCATCCAACACAATAAATAGCACAGCAAAAAGACTATTAAATAGAATAGAAAGAGTATTGCCGGAAATTTCCGAGTGGAATGGCATAATCATTGGGGGTGGAGGCACTACAATAAAGGAAATCAAGGAAGTATTTACTGAACATTTTAAAATAGAATGCGCAATTGGTAATCCATTAAAAACAATAGAATGCGCAATAACTCCCCCTGAAGTACCAACCGCTTTTGATATAGCTATTGGTCTTGCTATCTCAAGATTGGAAAAAGTAAATATTAACCTATTACCGCTGGAAGAAAGAGCAGTTGAGAAAAACAAATTAAGAGACTTTTTAAGAACAGGATTTTTAATTTATATTCCGCTTATTGCTGTTTTAATTCTTGGGCTTATAGGTCTTGGGCTGTCAAGGAAAGAAGCTCGTATAAAAAAAGAAATTGCCACTAAGGAAACAGAATTAAAAGAATTAGCTCCTAAAGTAGCAGAAGTACAAGCGCTAATACAAAAAGAAAAAGCAATAGCAGATAAGATTAATATTATAAAAAAATTGAGTAATCCAAAGTATGCAAGGATTAAATTTTTTGATGAAATCAATCGCTTGTTGCCCGAATATACGTGGCTCACCGCAATAGCTGAGGATAATGTAGATTCTCTGGGGTATATTGGTTTCTTAGTACACGGTGTAACTACCTCTAATTTTGCAGTTTCTAATTTTATGCAGAAATTGGAAAGCTCTCAATATTTTACTGATGTAAAACTTTCCTATACCCAAAGAAACGAAATTGCAGGAACTGAAACTACAGAATTTGAAATAAAAGTAAAATTTGTAGAAGATAAAACAAAATACCCACCTAAAGAAGATTCTACTAAAGGGAAAAATGAAAAAAAGAAAACCGATATTAAGGAGGACAAATGA
- a CDS encoding rhodanese-like domain-containing protein → MKNFYFILIVGGLLFCGCASRSVSLKESKSADSTSVAPSTNVSGKAKLEIIEGQKYQDILVEQLKEMIDKNESFVLVDVRPTEDYNKGHIVKAISIPFIDLKNKAGNIGCKCKKVVVYSKTTEESGKAADELVQAGYRSMLNLWGGFDAWKREKGTIVGPITE, encoded by the coding sequence ATGAAAAACTTCTATTTTATTTTGATAGTAGGCGGATTATTATTTTGTGGTTGTGCTTCGCGTTCTGTATCTTTAAAAGAATCTAAAAGTGCAGATTCAACTTCTGTTGCACCATCTACGAATGTATCAGGCAAAGCAAAACTGGAAATTATAGAAGGACAGAAGTATCAAGATATTCTCGTAGAGCAATTAAAAGAAATGATTGATAAAAATGAAAGTTTTGTACTTGTAGATGTTCGCCCGACAGAAGATTATAATAAAGGTCATATTGTTAAGGCAATAAGTATACCCTTTATTGATTTAAAAAATAAAGCAGGAAATATTGGGTGTAAATGTAAAAAAGTAGTGGTTTATTCCAAAACTACTGAAGAGAGTGGAAAAGCTGCAGATGAACTTGTCCAAGCAGGATATAGAAGCATGCTGAATTTATGGGGTGGATTTGATGCA